The proteins below are encoded in one region of Dioscorea cayenensis subsp. rotundata cultivar TDr96_F1 chromosome 18, TDr96_F1_v2_PseudoChromosome.rev07_lg8_w22 25.fasta, whole genome shotgun sequence:
- the LOC120282190 gene encoding uncharacterized protein LOC120282190 has protein sequence MEKYKKEWKKIGCTLMSDGWSDRKNRSLINFLVNSPSGTVFLKSVDTSDVVKDAQKLFELLDSIVEEIGEENVVHVVTTSASSYVAAGDLNYSKKKELKRPGVTRFATSFLILKSIDDSKLALRAMFASEEWARCSYSPNMEAKKVEAILLLDDKFWKSIKYCLKCASPLIKVLRLVDGDAKPAMGYIYEAMDRTKEQIAQNFNCQKARYERIWHIIDTRWDLQLHRPLHAAGYFLNPKFQYSDSFNADMEVKMGLYKTIEKMYPDLATRIKIDQQLEKFKKAEGLFGMSMAIFTREKKQPALWWESYGEECKELQNLAIRVLSLTCSATGCERNWSAFEHVHSKKRNRLEQQRLNVLVFVKYNIQL, from the exons ATGGAGAAGTATAAAAAGGAGTGGAAAAAGATAGGATGTACTTTGATGTCTGATGGATGGAGTGATCGGAAAAATAGATCTCTCATTAATTTTTTGGTTAATAGCCCGAGTGGAACTGTTTTCCTTAAATCTGTCGATACCTCAGATGTAGTAAAAGATGCTCAGAAGTTGTTTGAGTTGCTTGATTCAATTGTGGAGGAAATTGGGGAGGAAAACGTTGTGCATGTGGTGACCACTAGTGCTTCTTCTTATGTGGCTGCTGGTGATTT aaattacTCCAAGAAGAAAGAATTGAAGAGGCCGGGGGTTACAAGATTTGCTACATCATTTCTCATTTTGAAAAGTATTGATGACTCTAAACTTGCTCTTAGGGCAATGTTTGCATCGGAAGAGTGGGCTAGATGTTCTTATTCTCCTAATATGGAGGCAAAGAAAGTAGAGGCAATCTTATTATTGGATGACAAGTTTTGGAAATCTATTAAGTATTGTTTGAAGTGTGCAAGTCCTCTCATTAAAGTTTTAAGACTTGTGGATGGTGATGCAAAACCCGCAATGGGTTACATATATGAAGCCATGGATagaacaaaagaacaaattgcTCAAAATTTCAATTGTCAAAAGGCAAGATATGAACGCATTTGGCATATTATTGACACAAGATGGGATTTGCAACTCCATAGGCCACTTCATGCGGCGGGCTATTTTCTCAATCCCAA gTTCCAATATAGTGATTCTTTCAATGCGGACATGGAAGTAAAAATGGGATTGTACAAGACAATAGAGAAAATGTATCCCGATCTTGCAACAAGAATCAAAATTGATCAACAATTAGAAAAGTTTAAGAAAGCGGAGGGATTATTTGGCATGAGCATGGCTATTTTCACTAGAGAAAAGAAGCAACCtg CTTTATGGTGGGAAAGTTATGGGGAAGAATGCAAAGAGCTTCAAAATCTTGCCATTCGGGTTCTAAGCCTTACATGTAGCGCCACAGGATGCGAAAGAAATTGGAGTGCATTTGAGCATGtgcattccaaaaagagaaaCCGTTTGGAGCAACAAAGATTAAATGTTCTTGTGTTTGTCAAGTACAACATTCAACTTTAA
- the LOC120282193 gene encoding galactoside 2-alpha-L-fucosyltransferase-like — MEAKHPNKQASPSHHQHFQIEDSNGDHQSEQKRWSKASCLCCEIDVAPFAFLMLLLILVSAFLFRGDQWTLFDKTKLPIMNKGQEDDISTFSNAPSKDKFIGGLLSDEFDEDSCKSRYNSMLFTNSSPHKPSSYLIQRLRKYEKLHKKCGPNTEHYNKAIDDLKSGNKNNNEQSECKYLINQPNSGLGNRMITLVSCFLYAILSNRVLLTQSGMDMSDLFCEPFPLSSWLLPLDFPHNHLHHLSFGNMVRDSTRNSTTNYAFLDLSHGSNHYDKLFFCDEYHHGFIDNITWIKTQSNQYFLPAFFLMPSYKQELDLLFPEKDTVFHHLGRYLFHPTNSVWGLITRYYSSYLAHAEQRLGVQIRVFDPAMSIFLNEKTPSELVLEQIISCALKEDLLPNVTVSVKNITRSTRSKSVLITSLSSEFFDKIKNMYWEKATVDGEIISVYQPSHEEHQQTEKSSHDMKALAEMYLLSYSNVLMTSSLSTFGYVAQSLGGMKPWILSRPDKYKVLHGVPCTRDLSMEPCYHAPPTFDCEAKKDTDLGLVVPHVKHCEDVDNGLKLVHS, encoded by the exons ATGGAAGCAAAACACCCAAATAAACAAGCATCTCCAAGCcatcatcaacattttcaaataGAAGATTCAAATGGTGATCATCAAAGTGAGCAGAAGAGATGGAGTAAAGCTTCATGTCTTTGTTGTGAGATTGATGTTGCACCATTTGCCTTCCTCATGCTTCTTCTCATACTTGTCTCTGCCTTTCTGTTTAGAGGAGATCAATGGACTCTTTTCGACAAAACTAAGCTTCCGATCATGAATAAAG GTCAAGAAGATGAcatctcaaccttctccaatgcCCCATCCAAAGACAAGTTTATTGGAGGTCTTTTATCAGATGAGTTTGATGAAGACTCATGCAAGAGCAGGTACAATTCCATGCTCTTCACCAATTCATCTCCCCACAAACCTTCGTCATATCTCATCCAAAGACTTCGAAAATACGAAAAACTTCACAAAAAATGCGGTCCGAATACTGAACATTATAACAAAGCCATTGATGATCTCAAGTCAGGGAACAAGAACAATAATGAGCAATCAGAATGCAAGTATTTAATCAATCAACCAAACAGTGGATTAGGAAACAGGATGATAACCTTAGTCTCATGTTTTCTCTATGCTATCCTTTCTAATAGAGTTCTTCTCACTCAGAGTGGCATGGATATGAGTGACCTTTTTTGTGAACCATTTCCTCTATCTTCATGGCTTCTTCCTTTAGACTTCCCTCACAATCATTTACACCACTTGAGCTTTGGAAACATGGTAAGGGATTCAACAAGAAACAGTACTACTAATTATGCTTTTCTTGATCTATCTCATGGTAGCAATCACTATGACAAGCTTTTCTTTTGTGATGAATATCACCATGGTTTCATTGATAACATTACTTGGATAAAAACACAATCAAACCAGTACTTCTTGCCTGCTTTTTTCCTCATGCCTTCATACAAACAAGAGTTAGACCTACTTTTCCCTGAGAAAGACACAGTGTTCCATCACTTGGGAAGGTATCTATTCCACCCAACAAATTCAGTGTGGGGGTTGATCACAAGGTACTACTCATCTTACCTTGCACATGCTGAGCAAAGGTTAGGTGttcaaattagggttttcgatcCGGCGATGAGTATATTTCTTAATGAGAAAACTCCTTCTGAGCTTGTTCTAGAGCAAATTATTTCATGTGCTTTGAAAGAGGATTTACTGCCTAATGTCACAGTTTCAGTGAAGAATATCACAAGAAGTACAAGATCAAAGAGTGTTCTTATAACTTCTTTGAGCTCTGAATTCTTTGATAAGATTAAGAACATGTATTGGGAGAAAGCAACAGTGGATGGAGAGATCATAAGTGTGTATCAACCAAGCCATGAAGAACATCAACAGACTGAGAAGAGCTCTCATGATATGAAAGCATTGGCAGAGATGTATTTATTGAGTTACAGCAATGTTTTGATGACTAGTTCTTTGTCTACATTTGGTTATGTTGCACAGAGTCTTGGAGGGATGAAGCCATGGATTTTATCAAGGCCTGATAAGTATAAGGTGTTGCATGGTGTCCCATGCACTAGAGATTTGTCAATGGAGCCTTGTTATCATGCACCACCAACTTTTGATTGTGAAGCTAAGAAAGATACTGATTTGGGTTTGGTGGTTCCTCATGTGAAGCATTGTGAAGATGTGGACAATGGACTCAAGTTGGTTCATTCATAA
- the LOC120282194 gene encoding uncharacterized protein LOC120282194 → MASGGQAPTSGTPRAPHPSWAQLSSKVTPTLDSSPLHNPTVLNKLKASTSEYIKVDNDTLSRVQLRFQHSLIGKFFGKPPSFDQVKSILLKKWENLGEIQISDLPNGFLLIRCPDQIVLQCLLSDGPWTINGIILQLTPWRPFFEPAFTKLTSAAVWVQLHNLPIEFWSGDTIETITSHLGNLLKIDDLTLSLTRTKYARVCIEVDLSKPLNKGFWLGDDLNRIFVIILYERLPTFCYSCGVIGHGSSNCNRSPAAGNTKVSQPPISSLGPEVRPRYSSM, encoded by the coding sequence atggcaagtgggggGCAAGCCCCAACGTCTGGCACTCCTCGCGCTCCTCATCCGTCTTGGGCCCAGCTCTCCTCCAAAGTCACTCCGACTCTCGATTCCTCCCCCCTCCATAACCCCACAGTTCTCAACAAACTTAAAGCCTCTACGTCGGAGTACATCAAAGTTGATAATGATACCCTCAGTCGAGTTCAGCTTCGATTTCAGCATTCCCTCATCGGCAAATTCTTCGGAAAACCCCCCTCCTTCGATCAAGTAAAATCCATTCTCTTGAAAAAATGGGAGAACTTAGGAGAGATTCAGATTTCTGACCTCCCCAACGGTTTCCTTCTCATTAGGTGCCCTGATCAAATTGTTCTTCAGTGTCTCCTTTCCGATGGTCCCTGGACTATTAATGGCATCATCCTCCAGCTTACTCCATGGCGCCCGTTCTTTGAACCAGCATTCACCAAGCTTACCTCGGCTGCTGTTTGGGTTCAACTTCACAACTTACCCATTGAGTTCTGGAGTGGGGACACAATCGAAACCATCACCAGTCATTTGGGTAACCTTCTGAAGATCGATGACCTAACTCTCTCCTTGACGCGCACTAAATATGCCAGAGTTTGTATTGAAGTTGATTTATCCAAACCTCTTAACAAAGGATTCTGGCTTGGTGATGATCTAAACCGGATTTTTGTTATCATCCTCTATGAACGTTTACCCACCTTTTGTTATTCTTGTGGAGTGATTGGGCACGGCTCGAGCAACTGCAATCGTTCTCCAGCAGCCGGGAATACCAAGGTCTCTCAGCCCCCTATCTCTTCGTTAGGGCCGGAGGTTAGGCCAAGGTATTCCTCCATGTAG